A stretch of the Aegilops tauschii subsp. strangulata cultivar AL8/78 chromosome 4, Aet v6.0, whole genome shotgun sequence genome encodes the following:
- the LOC141021456 gene encoding protein RAFTIN 1B-like, whose protein sequence is MARRLHSAIIATFVLLAVGQCSNAVPTEAEVYWRTVLPDSPLPDPILKLLHPETSSVKKPKDDTVAEAYSLTWLMWGLRSRSGPTKHSSPRPSSKDETVAEAYSLTWLMWGLRSLSGPKKHSSPGPSHDRDHSADEYLARGLFFHEEAVQVGKTMTLYFPLAASAPLGLLPRHVADSIPFSASSLPTALARLGVANNSVQAANMEETLYMCDLPPKAGEAKFCATSLEALVEGTMAALGTRNVRPMASDLPRSGAPKQPYAVRAVHPVDGSSFVSCHDHNYPYTVYMCHNTPATRAYMVEMEGAHSGLAVTVAAICHTDTSHWDAEHFSFKVLGTKPGDGPICHYLPYGHNVWVKKEANRSSSS, encoded by the exons ATGGCGCGACGCCTCCACTCTGCTATAATCGCCACCTTCGTTCTGCTTGCG GTTGGACAGTGTAGCAATGCAGTCCCGACGGAGGCTGAAGTGTACTGGCGCACCGTCCTGCCCGATTCTCCGCTCCCGGAccccatcctcaagctcctccatCCTG AGACCAGCTCTGTGAAGAAACCAAAGGATGATACGGTTGCTGAAGCGTACTCCCTGACATGGTTAATGTGGGGGCTTCGCTCGCGCTCTGGGCCGACCAAGCACTCGTCTCCCAGGCCATCATCAAAGGATGAAACGGTTGCTGAAGCGTACTCCCTGACATGGTTAATGTGGGGGCTCCGCTCTCTCTCCGGACCGAAGAAGCACTCGTCTCCCGGGCCATCTCACGACCGTGACCACAGCGCCGACGAGTATCTGGCCCGAGGGCTCTTCTTCCATGAGGAGGCAGTCCAAGTAGGCAAGACCATGACCTTATACTTCCCTTTGGCAGCCAGTGCACCGCTAGGGCTGTTGCCGCGTCATGTGGCGGACTCAATTCCATTCTCGGCGTCCTCGCTGCCGACCGCCCTCGCGCGGCTTGGCGTCGCTAATAACTCCGTGCAGGCAGCCAACATGGAGGAGACGCTATACATGTGTGACCTGCCGCCAAAAGCAGGCGAGGCCAAATTCTGCGCTACGTCACTGGAAGCCCTGGTCGAGGGAACCATGGCGGCGCTCGGCACCCGCAACGTCCGGCCGATGGCCTCCGACCTACCCCGCTCAGGGGCACCTAAGCAACCGTACGCCGTCCGAGCTGTGCACCCGGTGGACGGATCGAGCTTCGTGTCATGCCACGACCATAACTATCCCTACACTGTCTACATGTGCCATAACACACCCGCAACGAGGGCGTACATGGTGGAGATGGAGGGTGCCCATAGTGGCCTTGCCGTCACTGTCGCCGCTATTTGCCACACTGACACGTCCCACTGGGACGCGGAGCATTTCTCCTTCAAGGTCCTCGGCACCAAGCCTGGTGACGGACCAATCTGCCACTATCTGCCGTATGGGCACAACGTGTGGGTCAAGAAGGAGGCAAATCGCTCGTCATCGTCCTAA